The following are encoded in a window of Vigna unguiculata cultivar IT97K-499-35 chromosome 8, ASM411807v1, whole genome shotgun sequence genomic DNA:
- the LOC114194464 gene encoding GTPase-activating protein gyp7-like isoform X1, with amino-acid sequence MFPSNHLNTNTINSNSDTTFLSVGGGGKCKFWLMAAVASPSTPAVLFTALAGVAIVAVIFYGASRGRLKSPWSQRRRKHALSSHQWKSLFTEDGKFYDGGNKFLKRVRSGGVDPSIRAEVWPFLLGVYDLGSNKAERDVIKTQNRKQYEKLRRQCRKLIKQSDERNKLNEVGEISFEGDGKRLSQDSSSASSDDAASARESLSSEDRSPDVEHSDDLSSALLEGEDVPNVNNADASTLDTDFSDSDSSEGPEVIQAVPSDDVKEQDNPDKASQEVSSATKAKTPSKAPSNEDFSTWQRIIRLDAVRANAEWMSCYPSQASVSDSRARRSAEAVGLKDYGHLEPGRIFHAARLVAILEAYALYDSDIGYCQGMSDLLSPIVSVISEDHEAFWCFVGFMKKARQNFRLDEVGIRRQLDLVAKIIKFKDGHLFRHLEKLEAEDCFFVYRMVVVMFRRELTFEQTLCLWEVMWADQAAIRAGIGKSAWSRIRQRAPPTEDLLLYAIAASVLQRRKLIIEKYSSMDEIIKECNSMSGHLDVWKLLDDAHNLVVILHDKVETSFS; translated from the exons ATGTTCCCATCCAACCACTTGAACACCAACACCATCAACAGCAACAGCGACACCACCTTTCTCTCCGTCGGTGGCGGTGGCAAGTGCAAGTTCTGGTTAATGGCCGCCGTGGCCTCGCCCTCTACTCCGGCGGTGCTTTTCACCGCTCTCGCCGGCGTCGCCATCGTCGCCGTGATTTTCTACGGCGCCAGTAG GGGCCGGCTTAAATCACCATGGTCACAAAGGAGAAGAAAACACGCTCTGTCATCTCACCAATGGAAATCCTTGTTTACAGAAGATGGTAAATTCTATGATGGTGGAAATAAGTTCCTGAAAAGAGTGCGCAGTGGA GGTGTTGATCCCAGTATTAGGGCTGAGGTTTGGCCATTCTTGCTTGGAGT GTATGACTTAGGCAGCAACAAGGCCGAAAGAGATGTTATAAAAACTCAAAATAG AAAGCAGTATGAAAAACTCCGCAGACAATGTCGGAAACTCATCAAGCAAAGTGATGAGagaaataagttaaatgaagtTGGTGAAATCAGCTTTGAGGGAGATGGTAAACGTCTGTCTCAAGATTCTAGTTCTGCCAGTTCTGATGATGCAGCCAGTGCTAGGGAATCTCTTTCTAGTGAGGATAGAAGCCCTGATGTTGAGCATTCCGACGATCTGTCCAGTGCCCTGTTGGAAGGAGAAGATGTTCCTAATGTGAATAACGCTGATGCCTCTACATTGGATACTGATTTCTCTGATTCGGACTCCTCTGAAGGTCCTGAAGTAATTCAGGCAGTTCCTTCTGATGATGTTAAGGAACAAGACAATCCAGACAAAGCTTCCCAAGAAGTATCTTCTGCCACAAAAGCAAAAACCCCATCAAAGGCACCATCCAATGAAGATTTTTCCACCTGGCAACGAATTATCCGACTTGATGCAGTACGTGCCAATGCTGAATGGATGTCATGTTACCCATCTCAAGCCTCAGTATCAGACAGTAGGGCCCGTCGAAGTGCTGAGGCTGTTGGCTTGAAGGACTATGGTCACCTAGAGCCTGGCAGAATCTTCCATGCTGCTCGACTAGTTGCTATTCTTGAAGCATATGCCCTATATGACTCTGACATTGGCTACTGTCAAGGTATGAGTGACCTGCTATCTCCTATAGTTAGTGTTATATCAGAGGATCATGAGGCTTTCTGGTGTTTTGTTGGATTCATGAAGAAGGCACGGCAAAATTTTAGGCTTGATGAAGTGGGTATTCGCAGGCAACTGGATTTAGTCGCaaaaataatcaagtttaagGATGGCCACCTTTTTAGGCATTTGGAAAAGCTTGAGGCTGAGGATTGTTTTTTTGTCTATAGAATGGTGGTGGTAATGTTTCGAAGGGAATTGACATTTGAACAGACCCTGTGCCTATGGGAAGTGATGTGGGCAGATCAAGCGGCAATAAGGGCAGGTATTGGGAAATCTGCGTGGAGCAGAATTAGGCAGCGTGCTCCACCAACAGAAGATTTATTACTTTATGCAATAGCAGCTTCGGTGTTGCAGAGAAGGAAATTGATCATTGAGAAGTACAGCAGCATGGACGAGATCATTAAGGAATGCAATAGTATGTCTGGTCATCTTGATGTTTGGAAACTGCTTGATGATGCACATAACTTGGTGGTCATCCTGCATGACAAAGTAGAGACATCATTCTCATGA
- the LOC114194464 gene encoding GTPase-activating protein gyp7-like isoform X2, which yields MNPRGRSHNPSSNSSPPPSPSPNSNSSSSSSSSSTSSSWTPLRSVLFVVSSSSPASSSRSPFHRGRLKSPWSQRRRKHALSSHQWKSLFTEDGKFYDGGNKFLKRVRSGGVDPSIRAEVWPFLLGVYDLGSNKAERDVIKTQNRKQYEKLRRQCRKLIKQSDERNKLNEVGEISFEGDGKRLSQDSSSASSDDAASARESLSSEDRSPDVEHSDDLSSALLEGEDVPNVNNADASTLDTDFSDSDSSEGPEVIQAVPSDDVKEQDNPDKASQEVSSATKAKTPSKAPSNEDFSTWQRIIRLDAVRANAEWMSCYPSQASVSDSRARRSAEAVGLKDYGHLEPGRIFHAARLVAILEAYALYDSDIGYCQGMSDLLSPIVSVISEDHEAFWCFVGFMKKARQNFRLDEVGIRRQLDLVAKIIKFKDGHLFRHLEKLEAEDCFFVYRMVVVMFRRELTFEQTLCLWEVMWADQAAIRAGIGKSAWSRIRQRAPPTEDLLLYAIAASVLQRRKLIIEKYSSMDEIIKECNSMSGHLDVWKLLDDAHNLVVILHDKVETSFS from the exons atgAATCCTCGTGGACGAAGCCACAATCCATCTTCGAATTCGTCTCCTCCTCCTTCACCTTCTCCTAATtctaattcttcttcttcatcatcctCTTCTTCAACGTCGTCGTCTTGGACCCCTTTGCGTTCGGTTCTATTCGTTGTTTCCTCTTCCTCACCGGCTTCTTCTTCTCGTTCTCCCTTCCATCG GGGCCGGCTTAAATCACCATGGTCACAAAGGAGAAGAAAACACGCTCTGTCATCTCACCAATGGAAATCCTTGTTTACAGAAGATGGTAAATTCTATGATGGTGGAAATAAGTTCCTGAAAAGAGTGCGCAGTGGA GGTGTTGATCCCAGTATTAGGGCTGAGGTTTGGCCATTCTTGCTTGGAGT GTATGACTTAGGCAGCAACAAGGCCGAAAGAGATGTTATAAAAACTCAAAATAG AAAGCAGTATGAAAAACTCCGCAGACAATGTCGGAAACTCATCAAGCAAAGTGATGAGagaaataagttaaatgaagtTGGTGAAATCAGCTTTGAGGGAGATGGTAAACGTCTGTCTCAAGATTCTAGTTCTGCCAGTTCTGATGATGCAGCCAGTGCTAGGGAATCTCTTTCTAGTGAGGATAGAAGCCCTGATGTTGAGCATTCCGACGATCTGTCCAGTGCCCTGTTGGAAGGAGAAGATGTTCCTAATGTGAATAACGCTGATGCCTCTACATTGGATACTGATTTCTCTGATTCGGACTCCTCTGAAGGTCCTGAAGTAATTCAGGCAGTTCCTTCTGATGATGTTAAGGAACAAGACAATCCAGACAAAGCTTCCCAAGAAGTATCTTCTGCCACAAAAGCAAAAACCCCATCAAAGGCACCATCCAATGAAGATTTTTCCACCTGGCAACGAATTATCCGACTTGATGCAGTACGTGCCAATGCTGAATGGATGTCATGTTACCCATCTCAAGCCTCAGTATCAGACAGTAGGGCCCGTCGAAGTGCTGAGGCTGTTGGCTTGAAGGACTATGGTCACCTAGAGCCTGGCAGAATCTTCCATGCTGCTCGACTAGTTGCTATTCTTGAAGCATATGCCCTATATGACTCTGACATTGGCTACTGTCAAGGTATGAGTGACCTGCTATCTCCTATAGTTAGTGTTATATCAGAGGATCATGAGGCTTTCTGGTGTTTTGTTGGATTCATGAAGAAGGCACGGCAAAATTTTAGGCTTGATGAAGTGGGTATTCGCAGGCAACTGGATTTAGTCGCaaaaataatcaagtttaagGATGGCCACCTTTTTAGGCATTTGGAAAAGCTTGAGGCTGAGGATTGTTTTTTTGTCTATAGAATGGTGGTGGTAATGTTTCGAAGGGAATTGACATTTGAACAGACCCTGTGCCTATGGGAAGTGATGTGGGCAGATCAAGCGGCAATAAGGGCAGGTATTGGGAAATCTGCGTGGAGCAGAATTAGGCAGCGTGCTCCACCAACAGAAGATTTATTACTTTATGCAATAGCAGCTTCGGTGTTGCAGAGAAGGAAATTGATCATTGAGAAGTACAGCAGCATGGACGAGATCATTAAGGAATGCAATAGTATGTCTGGTCATCTTGATGTTTGGAAACTGCTTGATGATGCACATAACTTGGTGGTCATCCTGCATGACAAAGTAGAGACATCATTCTCATGA